TTGCAGCACATTCCCTAGGTCTGGGAGCGGTATGGAGAACGGGAAAAATAACTTATCATGAAAAGGTCCGTGAATTTTTTAATTTATCCTCAAAAGGAGAAGTATTGGCTTTCATATACTTGGGTTATCCTGATATGGAGCCGAAACCTGCCAAAAAAACACCGTTTGATGAATTGACCACGTGGATTGGATGAAGGGTTGAGGGGCAGCTGCATCAGTGGATACACACTGATGCAGCTTTTTTTTGCCTTCGATAAGGATGCCTTAAATCTGATTTTGATGAAAGGGATTTGGATTTGACAGGCTTCGTTTCAAGTGACGATTGGTGAATTAGGTTGTACAATACAGAGGAAGAATAAATTTTGATGAATTAGGATGTGTCTATAGATGAGAACGATTGATCCATTTGAGATACTTGATGGAAAAGCGATAAAATATTTGGATGTTTTTGGCGTGGAGGATGGAATTGCTTTAAAGAGTAAGTACGAAGATAAAACGTATTGGATATATGATTATTATTGTATGCACCAGACTTGTGATTGCCAGGAAGTATACCTTGAATTCGTTGAGGAGCTTAAAGGAAATAAACAGGCAGGACAGCATTTTGGAGTGAGGGTTTCTTTCGGGGATAATCAATTTGTCCTTGAGGATTATAATATTTCCAAGCAAAAGGCGATGGATATTGCGGAAGATACGTTAAAATACAGTAAAGATGTTATGGAGTTATTTAAACAGCGGTATCAGCAAATGAAGGAAAAAGGCACGCAAATCATCATGGAAAGTGCAAAGGCAGCTAAAATGCCGCATGTTCATGCAGAGCCGGTCATTGGCAGAAACGAACCATGCCCCTGTGGAAGCGGGAAAAAATTCAAAAAATGCTGCGGCGCAGCTTAACATCTCATGGAAGCTGACTCGATTTGGGGTCGCTTCTTTTTTATTTGGGAAAAAATTGAGTAATGAATAAAAAAATATGGCATTTCGCGAACGTTTGTTCTATAATGAGAGTACCAGATAATAACACAAAAAGAAATAAAAAGTAGTTATTTAGACGGAATTTTCCAAAAACTTCTTTTTTATTTTCATAAATCTGGTATATATAAGAGAGAAGAGTTTTTTGATCTCATCTCTTTCAACGGTAGACGGCAACCAGACGGGATGAATATCCCCACACTGATGGCAGTTTAACTTATTGAACGAAGGAAGGGGTAATCAAATGACAAGAGAAAAAAGATTAATACCTTACAAAGTTCTTGAAGTAATGGAAACGGTGAAAGAGAAGATTCCTGAGGGTGTCGAGCTTGTGAAGGCCCCGGCAATTTGGGAGAAAAGCAATTATGGTGAGGGAGTGATAGTTGCCGTCATCGATACAGGTATTGACAAGGGACATCCAGACCTCAAAGAAAGAATTATTGGTGGGAAGGATTTTACCAATACCGGGGATTATCAAGATGATAATGGACATGGGACACATGTTAGCGGTACGATTGTGGCTGCCGTCAATAATACTGGTGTAGTGGGAATGGCCCCGAAAGCGAGCATATTAGCGTTAAAGGCCTTAAATGGTCAAGGGCAAGGTGATATAGCCTGGATTAATGGAGCTCTAGAGTATGCAATCAATTGGCGGGGACCTAATGAAGAAAAGGTTTCGGTTATTTCACTTTCACTTGGTGGTCCTCCGGATGAGGCTGAACACAAACTCATTCAAAAAGCCCTTCAGAATGATATCCTTGTTGTTTGCGCAGCTGGAAATAGTGGTGATGGGCGTCATGAAACGGATGAATTGGATTATCCAGGAGCATATCCCGAGGTAGTGGAAGTCGGAGCTGTGGATTTAAGCAGAAATTTAGCGGATTTTTCGAATACAAATGATGAAATTGACTTGGTGGCGCCAGGTGTCGATATTCTTTCTACGTATCCAGGAAATAAATTTGCCCGGTTGAGCGGAACGTCAATGGCTACGCCTCATGTAAGCGGTGCAGCAGCCCTCTTGAAAGTGATTGCTGAAAAGGAATTTGACCGCAATTTAACTGAAGCGGAATTATATGCACAGCTGGTGAAAAGTACGGAAGATCTGGGAATAAGCAAAAAAGCACAGGGAAATGGATTGCTTAACCTAACGATAGCGGACCAAAGAGCTGAAAAATCGATTAAGATTACCATAGAATCAGAAAACCTTAAGTTACCGAGTAAATCGGTGGTCATGGAATAGTAGAAGGGAAAAAAGGTGCCTCAAGAATTCTTGGGGCACCTTCCATAATGATTATTTTTTAGTTTTCCTTAGAGCTGCAAAAAGTGCTACAATCGACAGGATTAGTGAAATGACAGCCAGAGTGATGATCAGCGTTTGATTGCCATCGCCTTCTGTTGTTGCCGAATCCTTTGAATTGTCAGTTGCCGTGGAATCTTTAGTTTCAGCCTCATCTTTGTGACCATGGTCCGCTGGCTCTGCATCAGCCTTGGGCGCAACTGTAATCTCCGTTACAGAATGCGGTAAGTCTGAGCCTTCATCACCGCTCCATTCAACAATTTCACCATCTTCGTAATATTGAAATGCATCCCAGGCAACTTTCGTTTCTTCTTTTGGATTTTGTGCTACGAAAGAGAATTGCTGGAATTGTCCAGCAGCTATTCCTTCATCAGTTGCTGTCCATGTTACCGTTTTTACATGCCCATCTTTGTCACCTTCTGTTGTTACTTTCCACCCCGGTACAGGTTGATAGCTTTCAAAAGTAACCCCTTCAGGTACTTTTAAAGTTACCTTTGTAGTGGCAGTTTCTTTCTCTACTGGTACTTTGAGTGTATAAGTTTCCCACGCCTCAGGTGCAGATGAACTAGGCTTGACTGTAACGTGAGCATATGCTGAACCGGAAAAAATGAATAATGCAGCAAATGTGAAAATAAGTAGTTTTGAAATGTTTTTCATTAATATAAACCTCCTGTTATGAATTCCCTATGAAAATTATAAAATCAGCATCAATTGAATCCAGGCCTTCAGTTAATCCGTGAACATGGATATTCCACTTTCCTGGCATGGTTAATAAAGACTTGGATGTAAATGTACCTGTGTTTTTCTCCTTCATTTGCAGTGTTATTTCACCGCGTGGCGTATCTAATGGCTGCATAGTGATTGTAAGCTGCTCTATTTCAGCAATGGGTTTGCCTTCATTGGATAAGTTTACTTGAATCACGTTATCCCCGACTTCATTGGGAGTCACCATTAATGTAACCTCATTATTTTCTTCAGTCCGTAACGTCTTTTCAATGGGCCCGGGAGAAGACATGGCAGTTTGGACATTTGTCAGTAGAGCTGCAATGAGAAGTATGACGATTCCTAAACCAAACTCCATTCCTACACTATAACCAAGTTTTCTCGTTTGCTTTTTCCCTCTGAGAAAATGGAAGCCTCCTAAAACGATCATGACTAACATGAGAATGATTTTCGCCAGTAACAATTGTCCATATGTTGTGTAGAACAATGAATGGATAGTCGGAACATGCTGTAAACTGCTATATATCCCGCTAACAATCAGTATGATTACAAACAGAAATGCCCATCTGGAAAACCTTTGAATGATTGACCAGTAAAATATTTTCTTATCTTCTTGGACTGCCTGCCGATCAGCAAGCCCAGGTAAAATCACTAATATGGCCATAAGGCCGCCGAGCCATAAAGCCATGGACAACAGATGAAGGAAATCCATCAAAACGGCCAGAACCTGATTAGGAACAGCAGCTGTATGTCCAGTTAAAGCCTTACAAATCATCAAGCTGGCCATTATGATGAAAGAAAAGAAAGGCAATGATTTATTCAGGGAGTTCTCGAGCATTAAATAAATCACTAAAAATAGAAGAAGCAATATTAGTACTTCAATGATCCAGACCGCTCCAAAGTTTGTAGCATTCAATACTTCTTTTATATAACTCAATTTAAATGCATCCGTCCAACCTACGCCGGCGTCAATCGTAACTTTTAAAGGTAGATTTAAGAAGATGGAAAAGGCTAAACCTGCATATGAAAGCCAAAGGTATAGTCGTGTTCTTCTGCTTGCTTCAAAAAGTCGAGGATCCTTCATTAACGATAATCTGAAAAAAAGGATTCCAGTAAGTGCAGCGAAGCATATGTATTGAAGACTTTGAAGGATAACATTGATGGAATTCGGAAAACTTGCATTCACTTCGGGATTTTCTTGGTCTGAAAGGCCCGCTGAATCTCCGAATTGAAAGGGAATTGTTCCTTCAATGGGATGTCCATCACTTGAAACCACTCTCCATTTAATGTAATAAATCCCTTCGTCGATAGTGCCCTTCCACTTAGCTTCCAGTATTTTTTCACTTTGTTCCGAGATTGTACTGTCATGAATTTTAACTTTGTCCCCGCCTTGGCTGAATACCTCAAGTGAATGGAAAGATGGTTGAATATTCTCGCTGAATTGAATGCTGATCTTTTCAGGAAGGGTATCCATCGCTTCATTCGGGCTAGGATTAGAGCTTATTACCGTAGCATGACCAAAAGCCATTGCCGGGTATAAAAGCAAACTGAATAGGCTGACTACGAGCCATAAATATTTTTTCATCTTGGTGTGCCATCATCCTTTCATCAGATCATGTAAGCTCATTATAAAAGGAAAATGTGAAAAAACAGTGAAAATAAATTAGTTATCTAAAGGCGGTTTGAAAGGTTCGCTAGAAAAGTGATAACAATAAGTTTAGATTTGCCTTCCTTCCTCCATTATAGCCATAAATATTGGTTTGGAATTCCTTTTTGCAAAACATTAATAGGCATCCTCTTCCGTCATTCAAAAAGAGGAACAAACGGTAAATAGCCTTTCAAAGCTGGAAATAGAGGATATAGCACTGGATCAAAAATTTTCAGAAGATGTACACGAATAAAGTTCGGCAGTGGGGAATGATGTGGGAAAGATCAACTTACTTGCAGCAAGTCCTAATGAGAATGCAGCCATATACGTGAATGGTGTCAAAATGACAGAGGGGAAGGTGAGGGACTTACAGCTTCAAACTGGCATGAACACGTTTGAAATCACCGTCAGCGATGGGCAAAATAAAACGGTTGCCTATACGCTCAAGGTCGAAAGACTTGAAAGTGATGATAACCTTTTAACATCAATTGGATTATCAGAAGGCTTAATAACATTCGATTCTAAGGGGCAGCTTATAACGCTTCTGTCGAAAATGAAGTCCAGTCCATTACGGTAACTCCGACATTGAATGACAGTACCGCAATTGTAAAGGTGAATAGAAAGGATGCAACCAATGCAGGTGTAAAGGTTACCCTTCCAATCGGTAAGACAAAGGTGAAGATTATCGTTACAGCAGAAAATGGAGATGAAAAAACCTATACGCTTACGATTACACGGGCGGCAGCCAAGGAAAAAGAAGCATCGAATACTGTACCTAAAGCGGGTGAAGTTCAACAGGAGCCCTCAACAGGAACGGGTAAAACTCAACCTTCCTCCGATAAGGGAAATAAATCATCTGTAACACCAACGGAATCCTCCAATAATCTAAAACCAAGCAGTGGTGTCAGCCAAGCACAGCAACTTGAAAGCATTTCAACAGAAAGAGAGAAAACGGATTCTATAGAGAAGGTAACGTCAGCAGATTCCTTAGGTGATGAGGGCAATAATGCACCAGTGTTAAACAATCTGACTGTATCATCAGGAGTATGGAACAAAGCTTTTGAATCTAATGAGCATACCTATCATATCGAGGTCGATCATGATATTTCTTCAGTCGAAATGAATGCAACGACAAATGCTGGCGGAACAACGATTGAATATGATGGTGAGAGCAGTAAAAAAGTGAAGATCAAGGATAAACCGAAAACGGCCATTTCCGTTATCGTTTCAAAGGATGAGGAGCGTCGTACTTACGTCCTTGTTTTCGAAAAGGATATGGATGTGGAAATGGATGAGGAAGAAACCGTGGATGATGTCATAACAAAAGAGGTGGGAGTTGGGGCAACGCAGATGAGTACAGCCGGCAAGTCGGAGGGAGATACATACAATAATACTGGAGGCCAAATTGATCGCAAACAACCTGTTGGGACCGGGTCATTCTTTGGGAATATAAAGGATTTCTTCACCTCCTTGATTAAATAGGGAGGTGCAGAAATCCTGCAAAAAAAGGACAAGGTTTATGCTTGTCCTCGGATTTATATTTTTATGGGCAAAATGATTTGGACCTCGGTTCCATGGTTTAGTTCGCTGTTAAAGCGGACCTTTCCCCGATGCGCCTCAATGATTCGGCAACTGACTGTCAGTCCTAATCCGGTTCCTTTTTCTTTAGAAGAATAGAAAGGTTCGCCAAGATGCTTTATCCGTTTTTTTTCAATTCCGCTTCCATTATCTTTGATGGTAATGGAAAGGTTATTGTCGATGCGTTCAAAATCAATCCAAATGTGATCGGCGGATGCCTCCATTGAATTCTTGAGCATGTTTATGAATACTTGTTTTAATTGGTTTCCCTCACATAATAGAAGCGGTATTTCGTTTTTAACAGAAATTGATATTTGGGTGGGGTACGAGTCCGCCTCTGGTTTCAACAAGGTTTTGACATCATTCATCAGGTCGATGATTTGATGTTTGCTGAATGGAAGTTCCTGTGGTTTTGCCAGAACGAGTAACTCGCTTACAATAAGATTGATCCGGTCCAATTCACTTAACATGATCGTGTAGTATTGTTCATAGGGTTGGTCGCTCTTTTTAAGCAACTGGACGAAACCTTTTAAAGAAGTCAGCGGGTTTCGTACCTCGTGGGCCACACTTGCGGCAAGTTCGCCGACTATCGATAATTTTTCAGTTCTTCTTAAGCGTGCTTCGGTTTCCCGAATTTGAGTGACTTCTTTAGCATAAGTAATGATTCCTACTAAATCCTCTCCAACCATCATCGGGACAAACGAACAAGAAAGTAAGATGGACTTCCCGTACTTCGTCAGGAATTCTATATCTTTCCCTTTTTTTATCCCCTTTTGGTTTTCCAGGACATATTGGCAAGATGTACGGATCAATTCCGCGTCTTCTGCTGAGAAGTTCAAATTAATGAATGAGGCTCCATGTATTTCTTCCTGTTGAAAGCCTGTTACCGTTTCAAACCTTGGATTAACGGTCGTGATCATTCCGTTTAAATCAAGCATCAGCATCGGATAAGGGTTGTGTTCAAACAATGATTTATAGCGTTGTTCACTATCGAATAATTGATTCTCCGCGACTACTCTTTCAGAAATATCCCTGCCGATGACGACTAGGCCTTTTCGTGAACCATCCTCATTGAACAGCGGAACTTTGATTGTATCAAAGGTCTTGTGATTGCCATCGGGAAGAGGGACGATTTCCTCACACCTTGTGATTTCCCCTTTTACCCAAGTTTCTTCATCGGATACTTCACAGTAGATCAACGACTCTTTATAAAATTCTGAGTATTCCGCGAGCTCACTGTCTCTTTTTCCCTTATAGTCTACATGCTCCAATTGAAATAATTGCAGGCCGAAGGTATTGGATTCAAGCCAACGGCCATCACCATCCTTGAAGTTAACGAAATCCACCATTGAATTGATGAGTGTACGCCGACGTTGCTCCGCTTCTTTTAATTGCTTGAATTCTTCCCTTTTAGCTAAATAAAGATATAAAACCAAGCCTATTGATAAAAGGAAAACAAATCCTTCCGCTCTTTGAAGTTGAATGAAGACCTCTTTGTTTTGGATATTTGTAGTTAAAAAATAGTCGAACACGACTAGTGTAAGAATCCCGGATAGGATATATATTGCTAAGATGGAGCGTTTGGACATGGAGATTCTCCCTGATTTTAAGACATTTCTAAGGTAAAATTACATACACATTTTAACAAACTATCGGAAAAAAATATATGCAGAATCCTAAATAAAAAAACAGGGGCCAAAGTGGTCACCTGCTTTTTCTGAAAAAGGTTTGTTTCTTTTTCTTTTTTGCACGCTTATAGATAATGAAAAATAGTAAGAGGACGAGTGCAAGTGCTGCTAGTGTATATTGGTTCATTTCAACAGATAACAGTCCATATGGAATGAGTGAAAGGAAGAAAAAGTAAATAAGGTTACCAAGTGCCGTCGCTAATAAAAAATCCTTGAAAGTGACGGTGCTGACACCAGCTACCAAGTTAATTAAGCTTGTTGGGATCAGAGGGAAAATCCTGCCTGTAAAAACGTACATGAAGCCATGCTCGACAACAGTTTCTTGCCATTTTTCGCTAATTTTCTGTATGAGAAGCTCCTGAAACCAGTTTCTTGCTGCATAAAAAATGAAACCTGAGGCAACAACGCTTGTAAACCAACTCCATAGATATCCATATATGAATCCGAATATCGTGACATTGATGGTCAGGAGCAAAATTAAGGGGATGATTGTAAAAGAATTTTGTACAAACATCAATACGAATGTCACAATAAATGTAAGCAAAAGGTTTTCCTTCAAAATGCCAATAACAGAATCCAGATCACTTTTCCAAACCAAAGTGAATAACTCTGCATTATAGAAAATAAATATTGCGATTACCAATAGACCGATCATGGTCAGGATTTTTTTCAAAGGGCCACCACCATTCTTACTAGTAGTTTATCATTTTCGAGTTCATTAGTGAAAAAAAGAGCTGCCGCATCATTGCAGACAGCTCTTTCCATTATAGTGGGTTCACGACACGAAGATTCCATTAAAGCCACTTTTCAAACTGAATTCTTTTGTTCATTCCATAAATGATTGGCGCTCCAATCAAGAGGACAACGAATTCACCGACAGCCGTGGTCATCCAGCTTAACCAGAATGGGAAGCCCAGGGCAAGATTCAGCTCAATTGCAATTAAAAACATTGTGAACGTGAAAAAGATAATCGTGGCGATCATCCGTCCTTTAATGCCTTTTATGAACCGAGAAACAAAAATGACAAGCAATAAGGCGAGCAGAGATTGCCCCACCCCGAAAATCAAGTCATATGGGACCATCGGCGAAAAGAGCAGATTCGATATGAAGACTCCGCCGACGATACCGTAGATATACTTTTTATTGAATACAATCAGATGATTCAATATTTCCGGTACACGAAATTGGAACATCTGAAATGATATTGGTTGGAACACCAATGAGACCGCCACATACAAGGCAGCCAATAACCCGCTTATTACGAGTGTACGAACATTCATTTTACTCTCTCCCTAGTTTTTTATCGTGGGATGGTTACGAACCACGTTTAGGCGTTTGCCCGATGTTTAATAGTATCCCATGTAAGCTTGTTTCGTCAATTTGTAAAGAATGGTTTTAATTTATAAGTTTCCAAGCAGGGGGAGTAGCTCAATTGGATTTTGATTTATTGCAATGATGGATGATATTATTTCAATATGTACTTCAAAGGAGTGAATATAGGATGTCGATCGAGAGTGTCAAAAGCCATTTTAAACAATGGGATCGGGAAGGCGATGTAATGGAGTTCGAAACATCGAGTGCTACGGTGATTGAAGCAGCGGAAACCATCGGTGTTATCCCAGCGCGGATTGCTAAGACTCTTTCTTTTAAGGGAGAAGGTGAAAATGCCATTTTGGTTGTTGCCGCAGGGGACGCGAAAGTGGATAATAAGAAATTTCGTCAGACGTTCGGTTTCAAGGCACGTATGCTTTCACCTGAAGAAGTGCTTGCACAGACCGGCCATGCCATCGGAGGAGTTTGCCCGTTTGGTCTGGCAAATGATCTAGCTGTTTTTCTTGATGTATCGATGAAACGCTTTGATACATTGTTCCCGGCTTGCGGCAGTGCGAACTCTGCAATAGAACTTACACTCGCTGAATTATTTGAATATTCAGGTGCGAAGGATTGGGTGGATGTATGCAAAGGTTGGGAAGAGAAGGGGAATGAGGAAACGGCAGTAGGCAATGCAGTTAATGGCCATTGATGGTTTCAAAAAATCCACATGAATGGTATTGAGTCCACTACGGTGGACTTTATTTTAGTAGCGGCTGCATACATTTTCTATGATTAAAGCCGAAAACGGGCAGAAAGTGTTCCTAAGCGGAGGTTGAAAGATGTTAAATGGAAGCGAAAGAAAAAGCAATAGTAGCTATCTTAGTCTTAAAACTCTTTATGAAGAAAATATAACGGTTAAGAGCATTGCCCAGGAGCTTGAGTTTTGCCATAAAAATGATCTGGCACTGGATATTCAGAAAGCATTGGAAAAAAAGAATTTTGATATATTGGCAGTCCAAGATCAAGGGGAAATCATCGGTTATATCGAAAGGCAAGAACTAGATGAAGGAACCATTTCCGAATATTTGAGAAACTTTTCGCCAAGGGAAATGGTTTCGGATTCAACCCCTTTGATCCAGCTTCTCCAGATTTTTAAGAATAAAACAAGGGTGTTCGTATTAGAGAATAATTCGATTAAAAAGTTGATTACCCATGCTGACCTTCAAAAGCCTCCGATCAGGATGCTGATATTCGGATACATTACTTTATTGGAAATGAGGATGAGCGATATCATCCAGGATAGATTCGGCGATGGAAGCTGGTATCCAATGATCAGCGAAGACCGTTTAGAAAAGGCAACCGAATTATATAGAAGGAGAATCGATAAAAATGAGGATATCAATATAATAGAGTGCCTGCAAATCAGTGATAAATTCGATATCATACATAAAGATAAAGATTTGATGCGCTTCTTCCAAATCCCTTCGAAAAGTAAAGGGAAGAAGGATGCAAATGGCATACGGAAATTACGGGATAAGATTTCCCATGCTAATGAATTGGGTCTGGACATGTCATGGATGGAAATCATCGAGGTTGTCGAGTCCTGTGGCCGACTGCTCGAAATCTCTGAATCCTATCAGTATGAAACATAAGGATCCAGCTAATCATGCTGGTTCTTTTTTAGCGCATCCAAATAGAAAAAACTGCCCATATCAGGCAGTCTTCCCCTTAAAACTCCGGCAGTTGATCCAGATTATTTTCTTTTATCCCATCAGGTTCACTTCGCAATATGTCACGTCCATATTTATGAAAGACGTCAACATTGGCCAGGTTGCCTGCTTTGGCTTCCGAAAGGGCTGTGGGGTAGTCGAGTTCGCGACCGGAGTTCGTCTTGATGGCGATAATATTGTCCTCTTCATTTTTCCTTACAGCGATGATTTCTTCTTTTCCTGCTGAATCAGCTTGGTTTGCTTGCGGTGTTCCCTGCTGTTTATATGATTCATAGGCTTTTTCAAATTGGTCCATGTTTTAGACACCTCCTATTTATAGGGTGAGCCATTTTTTCTGCAATATACAAACCGGATTTCGTCCAACTTAAGCCGTTAATTCGTCCAAATGGGCCGATTTTTCGGCACTTTATTAAAGTGAATGCTGTCTTTTTTGCCTTTTTGCAGTGGCATGGCACTTGCATCTTGTGTAAGTAGCAGGTGTAAGTAGTAGCAAGAAATAATATCCACTGGATTAAGGGAGGAAAATGAATCATGAATGTAAAACAAGGGGCAAGCACTGTAAATGAAAAACAAAAGGTCAAGACAATGAAAGCGGCGGTCGTCAATGAATTTAACCAAAAACTTGAGATTAAAGAAGTTCCCATCCCCGAGTTGGAATATGGTGAGATATTAGTGAAAATTAAAGCCTGTGGCGTATGTCATACCGATTTGCATGCCGTACATGGTGATTGGCCGGTAAAACCTAAGCTTCCGCTTATCCCCGGACATGAGGGTGTGGGCATTATAGAAAAGGTGGCAGAAGGCGTAACTTCCTTGAAAGTAGGTGACCGTGTTGGGATCCCATGGCTTTATTCGGCCTGTGGCGATTGTGAATATTGTCTGACTGGAAGGGAAACGCTTTGCTTGGATCAATTGAATGCAGGCTATTCCGTGGACGGAGGGTATGCGGAATATTGTAAAGCACCCGCCAAATATGTGGTGAAGGTTCCTGAAGGGCTTGACTTTGCGGAGATTTCACCAATTTTCTGTGCAGGTGTAACGACTTATAAAGCGCTAAAGGTGTCAGAAGCAAAACCAGGCGATTGGGTAGCGGTTTATGGAATTGGCGGATTGGGACATGTTGCCCTGCAATACGCAAAAGCGATGGGCTTTAATGTAATTGCTGTCGATATTCAAGATGATAAGCTGGATCTGGCAACTGAACTTGGGGCGGATTATACGGTTAATGGGCTTAAGACCGATCCTGTTCAGGCTATAAAGGATAAAGTTGGCGGTGTGCAGGCATCCATTTCTGTAGCGGTTACGAAAAAAGCTTTCGAACAGGCTTACAGTTCAGTCAAGAGGGGAGGGACACTTGTCGTAGTCGGATTGCCGAATGATGAACTCCCAATCCCGATTTTTGATACAGTGCTAAATGGTGTAACTGTAAAAGGGTCAATCGTCGGCACGAGAAAAGATTTACAGGAAGCCGTTCAATTTGCGGCTGAGGGTAAAGTCAGAACGAATATAGAGACGAGGAAACTTGATGAAATAAATGATGTGTTTTCAATGATGGAAAAGGGGGAAATCAACGGACGCATCGTATTGACGCTAGAATAGGAACAGAGGAGGATGTCCCCGGAACGGGGCATCCTCCTTTTTATTATGTCTGGTTCTTCTCATTTAATATATAACGTAATTTCCGTATGGATATCTGCAAGCGTTTGGCTGCCTCATTCCGGTTGCCGTAAGTTTTTTGCAGTGCCTGCATGACGAGCTCCTTTCCAATTGTGGATTGAAGCTGTTTGATTTCCGTAAGTATTTCTTCAAGCATCAGTTCATCCTTTTCATTAAAGTCGGCCACTAGCCTTTTTCGCCATTCTTCAAGAAGGTTTTCAGTTGACTGAGTCCCATTAGTGGACACGTTTTTGTCAGGCGTGATCTGGCTGTTAGTGAGAGAGATATCATTGGCGGATATTACCGACTTATGGTCTGCGAGAGTTAATGTTCGCATGACGGCATTAGATAGTTCGCGTATGTTGCCTGGCCAGTTGTATTGCTGTAATTTTTCAATGGCCTCATTGGAAAAAGAGATATCTCCATGACCATTCCTCTCAATCAAGTGACGGACAAGCAAGGGAATATCCTCTTTTCGGTTCCTTAAAGGCGGGATATCGAGAGTCACGACGTTCAGCCGGTAAAATAGGTCTTCCCGGAATTTATTTTTGTCCACTGCCTGCTGTAAGTTTTCGTTGGAGGCTGCCACTAACCGGGCGTTCGTCCGTAATGTCCCGCTGCTGCCAACCCGCATGAATTCCCTCGTTTCCAAAACTCGAAGCAATTTGACCTGGATGGCGGGACTCGCATCCGCAATTTCATCAAGAAAAAGCGTCCCGTTCCCGGCAATTTCGAAAAAACCCTTTCGCAGCTGGGTCGCTCCGGTGAAAGCGCCCTTTTCATGACCAAATAATTCGCTCTCAAGCAGGGATTCAGAGATCGCTCCACAATTGATGCCGATAAAAGGTTCATGGTTTCGGGGGCTGGCAATGTGAATGAAGCGTGAAAGCACTTCTTTACCGCTTCCGGTTTCTCCTTCGATTAATACATTGACGGATTTTTGGGCGACCTTGAAAGCCGTTTCAATCAAATTCTTCATTAAAGGACTTTCGCCGACAATGAGTCCTGAATCCTCAGCCAGTTTATGGATGAAATGCTGATTCAAATCTTCATTTTCATTTAAAAGGTTGTCAATCTGCCTTTCCAGTACTTCAATA
This sequence is a window from Brevibacillus sp. JNUCC-41. Protein-coding genes within it:
- a CDS encoding PAS domain-containing sensor histidine kinase encodes the protein MSKRSILAIYILSGILTLVVFDYFLTTNIQNKEVFIQLQRAEGFVFLLSIGLVLYLYLAKREEFKQLKEAEQRRRTLINSMVDFVNFKDGDGRWLESNTFGLQLFQLEHVDYKGKRDSELAEYSEFYKESLIYCEVSDEETWVKGEITRCEEIVPLPDGNHKTFDTIKVPLFNEDGSRKGLVVIGRDISERVVAENQLFDSEQRYKSLFEHNPYPMLMLDLNGMITTVNPRFETVTGFQQEEIHGASFINLNFSAEDAELIRTSCQYVLENQKGIKKGKDIEFLTKYGKSILLSCSFVPMMVGEDLVGIITYAKEVTQIRETEARLRRTEKLSIVGELAASVAHEVRNPLTSLKGFVQLLKKSDQPYEQYYTIMLSELDRINLIVSELLVLAKPQELPFSKHQIIDLMNDVKTLLKPEADSYPTQISISVKNEIPLLLCEGNQLKQVFINMLKNSMEASADHIWIDFERIDNNLSITIKDNGSGIEKKRIKHLGEPFYSSKEKGTGLGLTVSCRIIEAHRGKVRFNSELNHGTEVQIILPIKI
- a CDS encoding TVP38/TMEM64 family protein, producing MKKILTMIGLLVIAIFIFYNAELFTLVWKSDLDSVIGILKENLLLTFIVTFVLMFVQNSFTIIPLILLLTINVTIFGFIYGYLWSWFTSVVASGFIFYAARNWFQELLIQKISEKWQETVVEHGFMYVFTGRIFPLIPTSLINLVAGVSTVTFKDFLLATALGNLIYFFFLSLIPYGLLSVEMNQYTLAALALVLLLFFIIYKRAKKKKKQTFFRKSR
- a CDS encoding QueT transporter family protein, whose translation is MNVRTLVISGLLAALYVAVSLVFQPISFQMFQFRVPEILNHLIVFNKKYIYGIVGGVFISNLLFSPMVPYDLIFGVGQSLLALLLVIFVSRFIKGIKGRMIATIIFFTFTMFLIAIELNLALGFPFWLSWMTTAVGEFVVLLIGAPIIYGMNKRIQFEKWL
- a CDS encoding YbaK/EbsC family protein, which produces MSIESVKSHFKQWDREGDVMEFETSSATVIEAAETIGVIPARIAKTLSFKGEGENAILVVAAGDAKVDNKKFRQTFGFKARMLSPEEVLAQTGHAIGGVCPFGLANDLAVFLDVSMKRFDTLFPACGSANSAIELTLAELFEYSGAKDWVDVCKGWEEKGNEETAVGNAVNGH
- a CDS encoding DUF3892 domain-containing protein, with protein sequence MDQFEKAYESYKQQGTPQANQADSAGKEEIIAVRKNEEDNIIAIKTNSGRELDYPTALSEAKAGNLANVDVFHKYGRDILRSEPDGIKENNLDQLPEF
- the adhP gene encoding alcohol dehydrogenase AdhP gives rise to the protein MKAAVVNEFNQKLEIKEVPIPELEYGEILVKIKACGVCHTDLHAVHGDWPVKPKLPLIPGHEGVGIIEKVAEGVTSLKVGDRVGIPWLYSACGDCEYCLTGRETLCLDQLNAGYSVDGGYAEYCKAPAKYVVKVPEGLDFAEISPIFCAGVTTYKALKVSEAKPGDWVAVYGIGGLGHVALQYAKAMGFNVIAVDIQDDKLDLATELGADYTVNGLKTDPVQAIKDKVGGVQASISVAVTKKAFEQAYSSVKRGGTLVVVGLPNDELPIPIFDTVLNGVTVKGSIVGTRKDLQEAVQFAAEGKVRTNIETRKLDEINDVFSMMEKGEINGRIVLTLE
- a CDS encoding sigma-54-dependent transcriptional regulator; this translates as MVHLLVVDDEKEVGTFLSRLFTMKGYLVQVVNSGKDFHEIDWNQQRFDVAMIDLKLPDCDGLSLLQHLKQLQPRCKVLIMTGYSTVKTAVDAMKLGASDYMEKPFVDIEVLERQIDNLLNENEDLNQHFIHKLAEDSGLIVGESPLMKNLIETAFKVAQKSVNVLIEGETGSGKEVLSRFIHIASPRNHEPFIGINCGAISESLLESELFGHEKGAFTGATQLRKGFFEIAGNGTLFLDEIADASPAIQVKLLRVLETREFMRVGSSGTLRTNARLVAASNENLQQAVDKNKFREDLFYRLNVVTLDIPPLRNRKEDIPLLVRHLIERNGHGDISFSNEAIEKLQQYNWPGNIRELSNAVMRTLTLADHKSVISANDISLTNSQITPDKNVSTNGTQSTENLLEEWRKRLVADFNEKDELMLEEILTEIKQLQSTIGKELVMQALQKTYGNRNEAAKRLQISIRKLRYILNEKNQT